A genomic window from Lotus japonicus ecotype B-129 chromosome 1, LjGifu_v1.2 includes:
- the LOC130729103 gene encoding tRNA-dihydrouridine(47) synthase [NAD(P)(+)]-like isoform X2, whose product MENDHVESPETGSAPVQRTTEELIARAIAPVKKDFLCPPPVRAPPPPSDAGGDDKAPPVIKEKKSKRQFKRERLQEQKSAQNLCSQIAKTGDVTSCPFKDKCRFSHDLEAFKAQKPPDLEGECPFVKAEGSCPYGLGCRFSGTHQQGMPSANLNGDRRKSSEMNGFSKDVQKLLWKNKMAFPKAEANLKRLGLLGLSKSKGNALRNKDSGDTSSNKCVQSDDNGSCAVTSDLGSKLECSAEVDKDGDFDGKLESGVICPQKRRKTAEDDGAGEIENEDAGNDDITPETDLSLKLHLREKKLIDFREKLYLAPLTTVGNLPFRRVCKVLGADVTCGEMAMCTNLLQGQASEWALLRRHSSEDLFGVQICGGYPESVAHTVELIEKECTVDFIDVNMGCPIDIVVNKGAGSALLTKPMRIKNIVEVASGTADKPITVKVRTAYYEGKNRVDSLIADISSWGASAVTIHSRSRQQRYSKLADWNYVYQCVRKAPNTLQVVGNGDVYSFEDWNNHRTECPELATCMIARGALIKPWLFTEIKEQRHWDISSGERLNILKDFVHFGLEHWGSDTKGVETTRRFLLEWLSYTCRYIPVGLLDVIPQRINWRPPSYFGRDELETVMASESAADWIRISEMLLGKVPDGFTFAPKHKSNAYDRAENG is encoded by the exons ATGGAGAACGACCATGTCGAGTCTCCGGAAACAGGCTCGGCACCGGTTCAGCGAACCACAGAGGAACTCATCGCAAGGGCCATAGCTCCTGTCAAGAAGGACTTCCTCTGTCCTCCTCCGGTTCGAGCTCCTCCGCCTCCTTCAGACGCCGGCGGCGACGACAAGGCCCCTCCTGTCATCAAGGAGAAGAAGTCTAAGCGCCAGTTCAAACGCGAACGTCTTCAGGAACAGAAGTCAGCACAAAACCTGTGTTCGCAAATTGCCAAGACAGGTGATGTTACTTCATGTCCGTTCAAAGACAAGTGTCGCTTCAGCCATGATTTGGAGGCATTCAAAGCACAG AAACCACCTGATCTTGAGGGAGAATGTCCTTTCGTTAAAGCTGAAGGCTCTTGCCCTTATGGGCTAGGCTGTAGATTTTCAGGTACGCATCAACAGGGTATGCCCTCTGCTAATTTGAATGGTGACAGGAGGAAAAGTTCTGAGATGAATGGTTTTAGCAAAGATGTTCAAAAGCTTTTGTGGAAAAATAAGATGGCCTTCCCCAAAGCTGAGGCCAACCTCAAACGTCTTGGCCTCTTG GGACTCTCAAAGTCAAAGGGAAATGCCTTGCGAAATAAAGATAGTGGTGACACTAGTTCAAATAAATGTGTTCAATCTGACGACAATGGCTCTTGCGCGGTTACATCTGACTTGGGCTCCAAGTTAGAATGCTCTGCAGAAGTCGATAAAGATGGCGACTTTGATGGAAAACTTGAATCTGGTGTAATTTGTCcacagaagagaagaaaaactgCAGAAGATGATGGTGCTGGGGAAATTGAAAATGAAG ATGCAGGAAATGATGATATTACCCCAGAAACCGATCTAAGCCTTAAGTTACACTTGCGTGAAAAGAAGCTTATTGATTTCAGAGAGAAGTTGTATCTTGCACCCTTGACCACTGTTGGAAATCTCCCTTTCCGGAGGGTTTGCAAAGTATTGGGAGCTGATGTAACATGTGGTGAAATGGCAATGTGCACAAATCTTTTGCAG GGTCAAGCTTCAGAATGGGCATTGCTGAGACGTCATTCATCTGAAGATTTATTTGGTGTACAAATCTGTGGGGGATATCCAGAATCTGTGGCACACACAGTTGAACTAATAGAAAAGGAATGTACCGTAGACTTTATTGATGTGAATATGGGTTGCCCTATTGACATTGTTGTGAATAAGGGTGCTGGATCAGCTCTTCTTACAAAACCAATGCGGATTAAAAATATTGTAGAAGTAGCTTCAGGAACCGCAGATAAACCAATAACTGTGAAG GTGCGGACAGCTTATTATGAAGGGAAAAATCGCGTTGATTCTCTGATAGCAGACATTAGCTCTTGGGGGGCTAGTGCAGTGACAATACACAGTAGGTCACGTCAACAACGCTATAGCAAGCTTGCTGACTGGAACTACGTTTACCAGTGTGTCAGGAAGGCCCCTAATACTTTGCAAGTAGTGGGGAATGGAGATGTTTATTCATTTGAAGACTGGAATAATCACAGAACTGAATGCCCTGAACTTGCAACATGCATGATTGCGCGTGGTGCCCTGATTAAA CCTTGGTTATTTACAGAGATCAAGGAACAGAGACATTGGGACATTAGTTCTGGTGAGAGACTAAATATTCTCAAAGATTTTGTGCATTTTGGCCTTGAACACTGGGGTTCTGACACAAAAG GTGTGGAGACAACCAGGCGGTTCTTGTTGGAATGGCTTAGCTACACTTGTAGGTATATACCTGTTGGTCTTTTGGATGTGATTCCGCAACGAATAAACTGGCGCCCACCATCTTACTTTGGGCGTGATGAGCTTGAAACAGTGATGGCCTCAGAGTCTGCAGCAGACTGG ATAAGAATATCAGAGATGTTACTAGGCAAGGTTCCAGATGGCtttacatttgcaccaaagcaCAAATCAAATGCTTACGATAGAGCTGAAAATGGTTAA
- the LOC130729103 gene encoding tRNA-dihydrouridine(47) synthase [NAD(P)(+)]-like isoform X1 has product MENDHVESPETGSAPVQRTTEELIARAIAPVKKDFLCPPPVRAPPPPSDAGGDDKAPPVIKEKKSKRQFKRERLQEQKSAQNLCSQIAKTGDVTSCPFKDKCRFSHDLEAFKAQKPPDLEGECPFVKAEGSCPYGLGCRFSGTHQQGMPSANLNGDRRKSSEMNGFSKDVQKLLWKNKMAFPKAEANLKRLGLLGLSKSKGNALRNKDSGDTSSNKCVQSDDNGSCAVTSDLGSKLECSAEVDKDGDFDGKLESGVICPQKRRKTAEDDGAGEIENEDVRVSEQVTESCIKSEPDAGNDDITPETDLSLKLHLREKKLIDFREKLYLAPLTTVGNLPFRRVCKVLGADVTCGEMAMCTNLLQGQASEWALLRRHSSEDLFGVQICGGYPESVAHTVELIEKECTVDFIDVNMGCPIDIVVNKGAGSALLTKPMRIKNIVEVASGTADKPITVKVRTAYYEGKNRVDSLIADISSWGASAVTIHSRSRQQRYSKLADWNYVYQCVRKAPNTLQVVGNGDVYSFEDWNNHRTECPELATCMIARGALIKPWLFTEIKEQRHWDISSGERLNILKDFVHFGLEHWGSDTKGVETTRRFLLEWLSYTCRYIPVGLLDVIPQRINWRPPSYFGRDELETVMASESAADWIRISEMLLGKVPDGFTFAPKHKSNAYDRAENG; this is encoded by the exons ATGGAGAACGACCATGTCGAGTCTCCGGAAACAGGCTCGGCACCGGTTCAGCGAACCACAGAGGAACTCATCGCAAGGGCCATAGCTCCTGTCAAGAAGGACTTCCTCTGTCCTCCTCCGGTTCGAGCTCCTCCGCCTCCTTCAGACGCCGGCGGCGACGACAAGGCCCCTCCTGTCATCAAGGAGAAGAAGTCTAAGCGCCAGTTCAAACGCGAACGTCTTCAGGAACAGAAGTCAGCACAAAACCTGTGTTCGCAAATTGCCAAGACAGGTGATGTTACTTCATGTCCGTTCAAAGACAAGTGTCGCTTCAGCCATGATTTGGAGGCATTCAAAGCACAG AAACCACCTGATCTTGAGGGAGAATGTCCTTTCGTTAAAGCTGAAGGCTCTTGCCCTTATGGGCTAGGCTGTAGATTTTCAGGTACGCATCAACAGGGTATGCCCTCTGCTAATTTGAATGGTGACAGGAGGAAAAGTTCTGAGATGAATGGTTTTAGCAAAGATGTTCAAAAGCTTTTGTGGAAAAATAAGATGGCCTTCCCCAAAGCTGAGGCCAACCTCAAACGTCTTGGCCTCTTG GGACTCTCAAAGTCAAAGGGAAATGCCTTGCGAAATAAAGATAGTGGTGACACTAGTTCAAATAAATGTGTTCAATCTGACGACAATGGCTCTTGCGCGGTTACATCTGACTTGGGCTCCAAGTTAGAATGCTCTGCAGAAGTCGATAAAGATGGCGACTTTGATGGAAAACTTGAATCTGGTGTAATTTGTCcacagaagagaagaaaaactgCAGAAGATGATGGTGCTGGGGAAATTGAAAATGAAG ATGTCAGAGTTTCTGAGCAAGTTACTGAAAGCTGCATAAAATCTGAACCAGATGCAGGAAATGATGATATTACCCCAGAAACCGATCTAAGCCTTAAGTTACACTTGCGTGAAAAGAAGCTTATTGATTTCAGAGAGAAGTTGTATCTTGCACCCTTGACCACTGTTGGAAATCTCCCTTTCCGGAGGGTTTGCAAAGTATTGGGAGCTGATGTAACATGTGGTGAAATGGCAATGTGCACAAATCTTTTGCAG GGTCAAGCTTCAGAATGGGCATTGCTGAGACGTCATTCATCTGAAGATTTATTTGGTGTACAAATCTGTGGGGGATATCCAGAATCTGTGGCACACACAGTTGAACTAATAGAAAAGGAATGTACCGTAGACTTTATTGATGTGAATATGGGTTGCCCTATTGACATTGTTGTGAATAAGGGTGCTGGATCAGCTCTTCTTACAAAACCAATGCGGATTAAAAATATTGTAGAAGTAGCTTCAGGAACCGCAGATAAACCAATAACTGTGAAG GTGCGGACAGCTTATTATGAAGGGAAAAATCGCGTTGATTCTCTGATAGCAGACATTAGCTCTTGGGGGGCTAGTGCAGTGACAATACACAGTAGGTCACGTCAACAACGCTATAGCAAGCTTGCTGACTGGAACTACGTTTACCAGTGTGTCAGGAAGGCCCCTAATACTTTGCAAGTAGTGGGGAATGGAGATGTTTATTCATTTGAAGACTGGAATAATCACAGAACTGAATGCCCTGAACTTGCAACATGCATGATTGCGCGTGGTGCCCTGATTAAA CCTTGGTTATTTACAGAGATCAAGGAACAGAGACATTGGGACATTAGTTCTGGTGAGAGACTAAATATTCTCAAAGATTTTGTGCATTTTGGCCTTGAACACTGGGGTTCTGACACAAAAG GTGTGGAGACAACCAGGCGGTTCTTGTTGGAATGGCTTAGCTACACTTGTAGGTATATACCTGTTGGTCTTTTGGATGTGATTCCGCAACGAATAAACTGGCGCCCACCATCTTACTTTGGGCGTGATGAGCTTGAAACAGTGATGGCCTCAGAGTCTGCAGCAGACTGG ATAAGAATATCAGAGATGTTACTAGGCAAGGTTCCAGATGGCtttacatttgcaccaaagcaCAAATCAAATGCTTACGATAGAGCTGAAAATGGTTAA
- the LOC130729108 gene encoding V-type proton ATPase 16 kDa proteolipid subunit produces the protein MAGFSGDETAPFFGFLGAAAALVFSCMGAAYGTAKSGVGVASMGVMRPELVMKSIVPVVMAGVLGIYGLIIAVIISTGINPKAKSYYLFDGYAHLSSGLACGLAGLSAGMAIGIVGDAGVRANAQQPKLFVGMILILIFAEALALYGLIVGIILSSRAGQSRAE, from the exons ATGGCTGGCTTCAGCGGTGATGAAACTGCACCGTTTTTCGGCTTCCTTGGAGCCGCAGCTGCCCTTGTCTTCTCCT GTATGGGAGCTGCGTATGGCACAGCAAAGAGTGGTGTGGGAGTGGCTTCCATGGGTGTGATGAGACCGGAGTTGGTGATGAAGTCTATTGTTCCTGTTGTCATGGCTGGAGTTTTGGGTATTTATGGCCTTATTATTGCGGTCATCATTAGTACCGGTATTAACCCAAAGGCCAAATCTTATTATCTCTTTGATGGCTATGCACATCTCTCCTCTGGTCTTGCCTGTGGCTTGGCTGGACTCTCCGCTGGCATGGCTATTGGTATAGTTGGCGATGCTGGTGTTAG AGCCAATGCACAACAGCCAAAACTTTTTGTTGGAATGATCCTCATTCTCATCTTTGCTGAAGCTCTTGCCCTTTATGGTCTCATTGTTGGTATTATATTGTCTTCTCGTGCTGGCCAGTCTAGAGCTGAGTAA